Proteins co-encoded in one Ziziphus jujuba cultivar Dongzao chromosome 9, ASM3175591v1 genomic window:
- the LOC107426421 gene encoding protein FANTASTIC FOUR 3: MSSSACQGFQSCLDPPIIEPRVLKLRLTPSKSNLSQSSGSNSKPTVSDSQTQLESQNEQNKVTRNKKADMGGWSFFQALSIISESKKNDAEKEKVYVHPLIKRSSSMLSKRSLEMCTESLGSETGSDVSDTNFDEFSSLSVESEKFPARQCSKLGEILAAKRLNRSRSFPPPLTSISGSSGIQVRPRREGGRLVLEAVTISSRRTYFHAERSDGRLKLRLLNDSPSSYDNDAEQEEEEEEVEEMGKSFQAEEKVVEADGAENEDEDGDEVYDEENGEMGEEMDGICGNVGGELGIKKLSRPSRCKEGGRGNRGLMNWETFWVAT; this comes from the coding sequence ATGTCCTCAAGTGCCTGTCAAGGTTTCCAATCATGCCTTGACCCTCCAATCATCGAACCACGAGTGTTGAAACTGAGATTAACTCCATCCAAATCAAACCTTTCCCAATCGTCGGGATCGAATAGTAAGCCAACTGTTTCCGACTCTCAAACTCAGCTAGAATCCCAAAATGAACAAAACAAGGTGACAAGGAATAAAAAAGCAGATATGGGTGGCTGGAGTTTCTTCCAAGCTCTCAGCATAATATCCGAGAGCAAAAAGAACGATGCTGAAAAAGAGAAAGTCTATGTTCATCCTCTTATTAAGCGCTCTTCTTCCATGCTTAGCAAACGGAGCTTGGAAATGTGCACTGAAAGTCTAGGCAGTGAGACTGGGAGTGACGTTAGTGACACCAACTTCGATgaattttcttcactttcggttGAAAGTGAGAAATTTCCCGCAAGGCAGTGTTCGAAACTGGGTGAAATTTTGGCAGCGAAGAGATTGAATCGCAGCCGTAGTTTTCCACCTCCTTTGACATCTATTAGCGGTTCGAGTGGTATTCAAGTTAGGCCCCGCAGAGAAGGTGGTCGTCTGGTTTTAGAAGCTGTAACTATCTCTTCTCGTAGAACATATTTCCATGCAGAGCGATCCGACGGCAGGCTCAAGCTCCGATTGTTGAATGATTCTCCTTCAAGTTATGACAATGACgcagaacaagaagaagaagaagaggaagttGAAGAAATGGGAAAGTCTTTTCAAGCTGAGGAAAAGGTGGTTGAAGCAGATGGAGCTGagaatgaagatgaagatggagatgAAGTTTATGATGAAGAAAATGGCGAAATGGGTGAGGAGATGGATGGGATTTGTGGGAATGTTGGGGGTGAATTGGGAATAAAGAAGCTTTCCAGGCCGAGCAGATGCAAAGAAGGTGGGCGTGGGAACAGAGGATTGATGAACTGGGAGACATTTTGGGTGGCTACTTGA
- the LOC107426437 gene encoding probable transmembrane GTPase FZO-like, chloroplastic yields MVYPMVLLLPLQTSKLHPLLCIPIPIHTRLPRFKTQPRRTHFPISSIPQNPYQATSQNRRDPQKQRQRQQQPPRTLYPGGYKRPEIEVPSFVLQLEPNDVLADGDGTLELIDKAVSKWVRIVVLNGAEASGGKLYEAACKLKSLVRDRAYLLVSERVDIAAAANASGVVLSDQGLPAIVARNTMMDSKSDSVFLPLVARNVQTLDAALNASNSEGADFLIYSIGEENQVDVVPKSVFRNVKIPIFAMFTSGGEDLLLKEASVLLKSGASGLVSTLKGFEMFSDDALSELFDNVYTPNLRTQDELDNLNNLEFLDVDNNVREGRAVAGFIKLEDREKQFIDREKSILLEAIKVIQRAAPLMEEVSLLTDAVSQIDEPFLLAIVGEFNSGKSTVINALLGRRYLKDGVVPTTNEITFLRYSKLNSGEEQRCERHPDGQYICYLPAPILKDMNIVDTPGTNVILQRQQRLTEEFVPRADLLLFVISADRPLTESEVSFLRYTQQWKKKVVFILNKSDLYQNASELEEAILFIKENTQKMLNTEHVILYPVSARSALEAKLSSSPDYGNDSHWKIRSFYEFESFLYSFLDGSTSTGMERMKLKLGTPIGIAERLLSSCETLVRQDLRYAKQDLASINDIVDSVKDYALKMESESISWRRKALSLIDAAKSRVMDLIEATLQLSNLDVVTSYVFKGQKSATMPATSRVQNDIIGPGLLDAQKLLGEYTTWLESSNTHEGMLYKESFERRWPLFVNQNRQLHMESLKSLKKANELSLGVIRDFKGTAASKLFDQEIREVFLGTFGGLGAAGFSASLLTSVLPTTLEDLLALGLCSAGGLLAISNFPARRQAMIDKVKRTADALARELEEAMRKDLLEAVENMENFVKLVAEPYQDAAQHKLENLLRIQNEISNIEKELQTLQFEIQNLHVS; encoded by the exons ATGGTCTATCCCATGGTGCTCCTCCTGCCTCTGCAGACCTCCAAGTTACACCCTCTGTTATGCATCCCAATCCCAATCCACACCCGCCTACCTCGCTTCAAGACCCAACCTCGCCGGACCCACTTTCCCATTTCATCAATTCCTCAGAACCCATATCAGGCAACCAGCCAAAACCGTCGAGACCCACAAAAACAACGGCAACGGCAACAACAGCCGCCGAGGACTCTCTACCCTGGCGGCTACAAGCGGCCGGAGATCGAAGTCCCCAGTTTCGTGCTGCAACTGGAACCAAACGACGTCTTGGCGGATGGTGATGGTACATTGGAATTGATTGACAAGGCAGTATCCAAGTGGGTTAGGATCGTGGTGCTCAATGGTGCCGAAGCCAGTGGTGGGAAGCTCTACGAAGCAGCTTGTAAGTTGAAGTCGTTGGTTAGGGACCGAGCTTATTTATTGGTCTCCGAACGAGTCGATATTGCCGCCGCAGCTAATGCTAGTGGGGTGGTGCTTTCTGATCAAG GTCTTCCTGCCATTGTTGCAAGAAACACAATGATGGACTCTAAGTCTGATTCAGTATTCCTTCCATTGGTGGCGAGGAATGTGCAAACATTGGATGCTGCTTTGAATGCTTCAAATTCTGAAGGTGCTGATTTTCTCATATATAGTATTGGGGAAGAGAACCAGGTTGATGTTGTGCCCAAGTCGGTTTTTCGAAATGTGAAGATACCAATTTTTGCCATGTTTACTTCGGGTGGAGAGGATTTGTTACTCAAAGAGGCATCAGTATTACTGAAATCTGGTGCTAGTGGATTAGTTTCCACTTTGAAAGGTTTTGAGATGTTTAGTGATGATGCTTTGAGCGAATTGTTTGATAATGTATACACGCCAAATTTAAGGACTCAGGATGAGCTTGATAATTTGAATAATCTTGAATTCTTGGATGTGGATAACAATGTACGTGAGGGAAGAGCAGTCGCGGGATTTATCAAGTTAGAGGATAGAGAAAAGCAGTTCATTGACAGGGAGAAATCGATATTGCTTGAAGCAATAAAAGTTATTCAGAGAGCTGCTCCACTG ATGGAGGAGGTTTCGCTTCTCACTGATGCAGTTTCTCAGATTGATGAGCCATTTTTACTGGCTATAGTG GGTGAATTTAACTCTGGTAAATCGACTGTAATCAATGCACTACTTGGAAGAAGATATCTCAAAGACGGGGTTGTTCCTACGACTAATGAGATCACTTTCTTACGCTACTCTAAATTGAATTCTGGTGAAGAACAACGCTGTGAAAGACATCCAGATGGTCAATACATATGCTACCTTCCTGCTCCTATTCTTAAGGAT ATGAATATTGTTGATACACCTGGAACAAATGTGATTCTCCAGAGGCAGCAGCGTCTTACTGAGGAATTTGTACCTCGTGCAGATTTGCTTCTTTTTGTTATATCCGCAGATCGACCTTTAACTGAAAGTGAG GTGTCTTTTCTTCGTTATACACAGCAGTGGAAAAAGAAAGTTGTTTTTATCTTAAACAAATCTGACCTCTATCAGAATGCTAGTGAG CTTGAGGAGGCTATATTATTCATCAAGGAGAACACGCAAAAGATGCTGAATACTGAACATGTAATTTTGTATCCTGTTTCTGCAAGATCTGCTCTTGAAGCAAAACTTTCTTCTTCGCCAGACTATGGAAACGATTCTCATTGGAAAATCCGTAGCTTTTATGAATTTGAATCATTCTTGTATAGCTTTTTAGACGGGTCAACGAGTACAGGAATGGAAAGGATGAAGCTTAAACTTGGAACACCTATTGGAATTGCAGAAAGATTACTTTCTTCTTGTGAAACTCTTGTTAGACAAGATTTGCGATATGCCAAACAAGACTTGGCCTCTATAAATGATATCGTAGATAGCGTAAAAGATTATGCATTGAAAATGGAAAGTGAGAGCATATCATGGAGAAGAAAAGCTTTATCATTG ATTGATGCTGCAAAATCACGCGTTATGGATCTCATAGAAGCTACTCTGCAATTGTCAAATCTTGATGTTGTTACTTCATACGTTTTCAAAGGGCAAAAATCTGCCACCATGCCAGCCACCTCAAGGGTTCAAAATGACATAATTGGTCCTGGTCTATTAGATGCACAA AAACTACTTGGAGAATATACAACATGGTTAGAATCAAGCAATACTCATGAAGGAATGCTCTACAAGGAATCATTTGAAAGACGTTGGCCATTATTTGTCAATCAAAACAGACAGTTGCATATGGAGTCACTCAAGTCATTGAAAAAAGCAAATGAACTAAGCTTGGGAGTGATACGAGACTTCAAGGGCACTGCTGCGTCCAAATTATTTGATCAAGAAATACGGGAAGTG TTTCTGGGGACTTTTGGTGGacttggagctgctggtttttctGCTTCACTTTTGACATCTGTGCTGCCAACTACACTAGAAGATCTTCTTGCCCTTGGTCTTTGTTCTGCTGGCGG GCTATTAGCTATTTCAAACTTTCCAGCTCGTAGGCAAGCCATGATAGATAAGGTTAAACGGACTGCGGATGCATTGGCACGtgaacttgaagaagccatgcgGAAGGATCTCTTGGAAGCTGTTGAGAACATGGAAAACTTCGTAAAACTTGTTGCGGAGCCATACCAAGATGCAGCACAGCATAAACTAGAAAACCTATTGAGGATTCAGAATGAAATATCGAATATTGAGAAAGAGCTTCAAACACTGCAATTTGAGATTCAAAATCTTCATGTTTCATGA
- the LOC107426425 gene encoding uncharacterized protein LOC107426425 produces the protein MGRNKKIVPNKEEKPQDTNATLAKVVEPERVELQPEAMQKVNLRPKQAKSGKASSQNKGAKYQTAFRRRSDRIQNMAMPARNEEIETVVIEDVNLNESEPAVIEERTLNENDNDEQDANMEVNEERTLSENDKEDEQHANTEEEQPEQTSSKKDMEEKIDHLVQLLESQGNAVETLSRLHKKRSFSSANSNMTYKSLYVDSEKKVEALTKENRQLSLKLEVALAKLEAQEKGTLVFSELAEKIKDTMLMASLTRATETAITMTCEAIRSAIFSQDVVGGPGNTAKRNRANERK, from the exons atgggTCGAAACAAGAAAATTGTTCCGAACAAAGAGGAAAAG CCTCAAGACACAAACGCTACCTTAGCGAAGGTTGTTGAGCCAGAAAGAGTGGAGCTACAACCTGAAGCTATGCAGAAAGTGAACTTGCGTCCTAAACAAGCGAAGTCTGGAAAAGCATCTTCTCAAAACAAAGGAGCAAAATACCAAACTGCTTTTCGTAGACGATCTGACCGAATTCAAAACATGGCTATGCCTGCTAGAAATGAGGAAATAGAAACTGTGGTGATTGAAGATGTAAATCTTAATGAAAGTGAACCTGCAGTGATTGAAGAGAGAACtcttaatgaaaatgataatgatgagCAAGATGCTAACATGGAGGTGAATGAAGAAAGAACTCTTAGTGAAAATGATAAAGAAGATGAGCAACATGCTAATACGGAGGAAGAACAGCCAGAGCAAACCTCGAGCAAGAAAGACATGGAAGAAAAAATTGACCATCTTGTCCAACTGTTGGAATCCCAAGGAAATGCTGTAGAGACATTAAGCAGGCTCCAT AAAAAAAGGTCCTTCTCAAGTGCCAATTCGAATATGACTTACAAAAGCTTGTATGTAGACTCAGAAAAGAAG GTTGAGGCTTTGACGAAAGAAAATCGTCAGCTTTCTTTGAAGTTGGAAGTTGCTCTTGCAAAACTTGAAGCA CAAGAGAAAGGAACTCTTGTGTTTTCTGAACTGGCGGAGAAGATAAAGGACACCATGCTTATGGCAAGTTTGACAAGAGCTACTGAAACTGCAATCACCATGACATGTGAAGCAATACGGAGTGCTATTTTTTCTCAAGATGTTGTTGGAGGACCTGGAAATACTGCTAAGAGAAATAGAGCAAATGAAAGGAAATGA
- the LOC107426420 gene encoding uncharacterized protein LOC107426420, whose protein sequence is MAASVETPSPSHLNEESTTSFFMNSPLFSPSSDKRFWSALRTRIDTLLEDRNSKIPNLNPSPSIQSNAGEPKRAKTLKEDSLLLIRGFDSIAHTLSQLSNNLDNALQGATELARPPTLTEMFHSSLKNSESQDDDSGRQQNAEGPDKGLKRKFDSSHCSEEQGEDFKMENEQDSKHGKLKKAKNLAVTMAAKAASLSRELKLIKSDLCFMQERSALLEEENRRLRDGFVKGMRPEEDDLVRLQLEALLAEKSRLANENANLIRENQCLHQLVEYHQLTSQDFCASYEQVIQGMCLDFSSPPPPIPEEATDKDHEDVDTKCPQTPPSNLFGFSISHNEGHHKEQHDQLS, encoded by the exons atgGCTGCTTCAGTGGAGACGCCATCACCTTCCCATCTCAACGAG GAATCGACGACGAGCTTCTTCATGAATTCTCCTCTGTTCAGTCCATCCTCTGATAAGCGATTCTGGAGCGCCCTTCGCACCCGCATCGACACGCTTCTTGAGGACCGCAACTCCAAGATCCCAAATCTTAATCCCTCACCGTCCATCCAATCA aATGCTGGGGAACCGAAACGAGCAAAGACATTGAAGGAGGATTCATTGCTTTTGATTAGAGGGTTTGACTCCATTGCCCACACTCTTTCTCAGCTATCTAACAATTTGGATAATGCTCTTcag GGAGCTACTGAACTAGCTAGACCGCCCACATTAACAGAAATGTTCCATAGCAGCCTGAAAAACTCAGAGAGCCAAGATGATGATTCAGGGAGACAACAGAATGCAGAAGGGCCCGACAAgggattgaaaagaaaatttgacaGCAGTCATTGCTCAGAGGAACAAGGAGAGGACTTCAAGATGGAAAATGAGCAAGATTCGAAACATGGAAAGCTGAAGAAAGCCAAAAAT CTTGCAGTTACCATGGCAGCAAAAGCTGCTTCTCTATCAAGGGAACTGAAGTTGATAAAATCGGATTTATGTTTTATGCAAGAGCGAAGCGCTCTTCTAGAGGAGGAAAATAGACGGCTTAGAGATGGGTTTGTCAAAGGGATGAGACCCGAGGAAGACGATCTG GTGAGACTTCAATTGGAGGCATTGTTGGCTGAGAAATCCAGACTAGCAAACGAAAATGCAAATCTGATAAGGGAAAACCAATGCCTACACCAATTGGTGGAGTATCACCAACTCACCTCACAAGATTTCTGTGCTTCCTATGAACAAGTTATACAGGGAATGTGCTTAGACTTCTCGTCTCCGCCACCGCCCATACCGGAAGAGGCAACTGATAAGGATCATGAAGATGTCGATACCAAATGTCCTCAAACGCCTCCAAGTAATCTTTTTGGCTTCTCCATATCTCATAATGAGGGTCACCACAAAGAGCAGCATGACCAGCTGAGCTGA
- the LOC107426432 gene encoding chloroplast stem-loop binding protein of 41 kDa a, chloroplastic — protein MATLASSSSVLFSSPSSNSNFLQPSLFPHPRLSLSSSSSAALSSSLSISPSFVTNHKSSRRFNPCSLSVKVFAAEKKNVLIVNTNSGGHAVIGFYFAKELLGSGHQVTILTVGEESSDKMKKPPFNRFSEIVSAGGQTVWGEPVDVGKVVGGATFDVVLDNNGKDLDTVKPVADWAKSSGVKQFLYISSAGIYKPTDEPPHVEGDVVKADASHVGVEEYIAEIFSSWAIFRPQYMIGSGNNKDCEEWFFDRIVRDRPVPIPGSGLQLTNISHVRDLSSMLTLAVEKPDAASRNIFNCVSDRAVTLDGIARLCAQVAGRPVNIVHYDPKVIGKDAKKAFPFRNMHFYAEPRAAKDILGWQAKTNLPEDLKERFGEYVKIGRDKKAIQFDLDNKILESLKVPVAA, from the exons ATGGCCACTCTTGCTTCCTCATCCTCTGTGCTCTTCTCCTCTCCATCCTCCAACTCCAACTTTCTTCAGCCTTCTCTCTTTCCTCATCCACGTCTCTCCCTCTCCTCTTCCTCCTCCGCTGctttgtcttcctctctctccaTTTCTCCTTCTTTCGTCACGAACCACAAGAGTTCTAGGCGCTTTAATCCCTGTTCCTTGAGTGTCAAGGTCTTTGCTGCAGAGAAGAAAAATGTCCTCATAGTGAATACCAACAGTGGTGGGCATGCAGTAATTGGATTCTACTTCGCAAAAGAGCTTCTGGGTTCTGGTCATCAGGTCACTATACTGACTGTTGGTGAAGAAAGCTCCGACAAGATGAAGAAACCCCCATTTAATAGATTCTCA GAAATTGTGAGTGCTGGTGGCCAAACTGTGTGGGGAGAGCCTGTGGATGTTGGGAAGGTTGTGGGAGGAGCAACATTTGATGTGGTATTGGATAACAATGGCAAGGATTTGGACACTGTAAA GCCTGTGGCAGATTGGGCCAAGAGCTCCGGAGTAAAGCAATTCTTGTACATCAGCAGTGCAGGAATATATAAGCCCACTGATGAGCCTCCTCATGTTGAAGgg GATGTTGTGAAGGCTGATGCTAGTCATGTTGGAGTCGAGGAGTATATTGCTGAGATATTCAGTTCATGGGCAATCTTTCGTCCGCAATACATGATTGGATCTGGCAACAATAAAGATTGTGAGGAGTGGTTCTTTGATC GAATTGTAAGAGACAGACCAGTTCCAATCCCAGGTTCTGGGTTGCAGCTGACAAACATCTCTCATGTAAGGGACTTGTCCTCTATGCTTACTCTAGCCGTGGAGAAGCCAGATGCAGCAAGTCGCAATATTTTCAACTGTGTAAGCGACCGCGCTGTGACTTTGGATGGAATAGCTAGACTTTGTGCTCAAGTTGCTGGTCGCCCTGTTAACATAGTGCATTATGATCCAAAAGTTATCGGCAAAGATGCAAAGAAAGCTTTTCCTTTCCGCAACatg CATTTCTACGCAGAACCAAGAGCTGCCAAGGATATTTTAGGATGGCAAGCTAAAACAAATCTTCCTGAAGATCTTAAGGAGCGGTTTGGCGAGTACGTAAAGATTGGAAGGGACAAGAAGGCCATTCAATTTGACTTGGATAACAAGATACTAGAGTCCCTTAAAGTTCCAGTTGCTGCCTAA
- the LOC107426431 gene encoding RAN GTPase-activating protein 1: MDSMAQTFNHRLTSIKLWPPSQSTRLLLVERMTKNLITPSIFSRKYGLLSKEEAEEDAKQIEEIAFANANQHFEKEPDGDGGSAVQIYAKESSRLMLEVLKRGPRTKEDGEIISDMLTTGHETVFDISGGRRSFLDAEEAEELLEPLKEQGKSYTKICFSNRSFGLDAARVAEPILASINDQLVEVDLSDFVAGRPEAEALEVMNIFSSALEGCVLRYLNLSNNAMGEKGVRAFGSLLRSQKNLEELYLMNDGISEEAARAVAELIPSTEKLRVLQFHNNMTGDEGAIAISDIVKRSPVLEDFRCSSTRVGLEGGIALAEALGTCSRLKKLDLRDNMFGVEAGVALSKALSAFSDLTEIYVSYLNLEDAGAEALANALKEYAPSLEVLDIAGNDITAKSAASLAACIAAKQFLTRLILAENELKDEGAILIAKALEEGHGQLNEVDVSTNLIRRAGARVLAQVVVRKPGFKLLNINGNYISDEGIDEVKDIFKNFPGILGPLDENDPEGEDIDEDAEEERADNDDELESRLKGLEIKHEEINLNV, translated from the coding sequence ATGGATTCTATGGCACAAACTTTCAATCACCGCTTGACATCGATCAAATTATGGCCTCCTAGTCAGAGTACCAGGCTACTGCTTGTAGAAAGAATGACCAAGAATCTCATAACTCCATCTATTTTCTCGAGAAAGTATGGCCTGCTGAGTAAAGAAGAGGCCGAGGAGGATGCCAAGCAAATAGAAGAAATTGCTTTTGCAAATGCAAATCAACACTTTGAGAAGGAACCGGATGGTGATGGAGGTTCTGCAGTGCAAATATATGCCAAAGAATCAAGTAGGCTTATGCTGGAAGTTTTAAAAAGGGGCCCTAGAACTAAGGAGGATGGAGAGATAATATCTGACATGCTCACTACTGGCCATGAGACAGTCTTTGATATATCTGGTGGTCGCCGGTCGTTTCTTGATGCAGAGGAGGCTGAGGAGCTTTTGGAACCCCTTAAAGAGCAAGGGAAGTCATATACTAAGATATGCTTCAGCAATAGAAGCTTTGGTTTGGATGCAGCTCGTGTTGCTGAACCCATCTTAGCATCCATAAATGATCAATTGGTGGAAGTGGACCTATCAGATTTTGTTGCGGGAAGACCAGAAGCAGAAGCTCTTGAGGTCATGAATATATTTTCTTCTGCTCTGGAAGGATGTGTTTTGAGGTATCTGAACCTGTCAAACAATGCCATGGGTGAGAAGGGTGTTAGAGCATTTGGATCACTCTTGAGATCGCAGAAAAATTTGGAGGAACTTTATTTGATGAATGATGGTATCTCTGAGGAAGCTGCAAGAGCAGTTGCTGAGCTAATTCCATCGACTGAGAAACTTAGGGTCCTTCAATTTCACAATAACATGACAGGAGATGAAGGAGCAATTGCTATTTCAGATATTGTGAAACGGTCACCTGTTTTGGAGGATTTCCGGTGTTCTTCTACTAGGGTAGGCTTGGAAGGGGGTATAGCGCTAGCTGAAGCACTGGGGACCTGTTCCCGTTTGAAGAAGCTTGATTTGCGTGACAATATGTTTGGTGTAGAAGCTGGAGTGGCTCTGAGTAAAGCTCTGTCTGCCTTTTCAGATCTTACTGAAATTTACGTTAGTTATCTTAACTTAGAGGATGCAGGTGCAGAAGCCCTTGCCAATGCTCTAAAGGAGTATGCACCTTCACTTGAAGTTTTGGACATTGCTGGTAATGACATCACAGCCAAATCTGCTGCTTCCTTAGCAGCCTGTATTGCTGCAAAACAATTTCTTACCAGGTTAATTTTGGCGGAGAATGAACTGAAGGATGAAGGTGCAATTCTCATCGCCAAAGCATTGGAGGAGGGTCATGGACAGTTAAATGAGGTTGATGTCAGCACAAATTTAATTAGAAGGGCTGGTGCAAGGGTTTTGGCTCAAGTTGTTGTGCGGAAGCCTGGATTTAAATTGCTAAATATTAATGGTAATTACATATCCGATGAAGGGATTGATGAAGTGAAGGATATTTTCAAGAATTTTCCAGGTATTCTTGGGCCATTGGATGAGAATGACCCCGAAGGGGAAGATATAGATGAAGATGCTGAAGAGGAGCGTGCTGATAACGATGATGAATTAGAATCAAGACTCAAAGGTCTTGAGATCAAACATGAGGAAATTAATTTAAACGTTTAG
- the LOC107426434 gene encoding cyclin-P3-1, with protein sequence MGTLGADTENVGSDIYVSLGLKELGKGVAKSPRVLSLISSLFERSVQRNEMLLEARQIKDAITIFHGLRAPTLGIRQYIDRIFKYSGCSPSCFIVANIYVDRFLQRREVHLTSLNVHRLLITTIMLAAKFNDDAFFNNAYYAKVGGVSTAELNRLEMKFLFAIDFRLQVNVETFGRYCSQLEKEATEGLQIERPIQACGVKESWSNKDDSTCAPTIAR encoded by the exons ATGGGAACTCTGGGAGCTGACACTGAGAATGTAGGATCAGATATTTACGTTTCTTTGGGACTTAAAGAATTAGGCAAAGGAGTTGCAAAAAGTCCCCGTGTTTTGTCTCTAATCTCTTCGCTTTTTGAGAGATCTGTTCAACGAAATGAGATGCTATTGGAGGCAAGACAGATTAAAGATGCAATTACAATATTTCATGGTTTAAGAGCACCCACTTTAGGCATTCGGCAATACATTGATCGCATCTTTAAGTACTCTGGTTGCAGCCCTTCCTGTTTCATTGTTGCAAACATTTATGTGGACAGGTTTCTTCAGCGCAGAGAAGTTCATTTAACTTCTCTAAATGTTCATCGGCttctaataacaacaataatgctAGCTGCAAAGTTTAATGATGATGC ATTCTTCAACAATGCGTACTATGCCAAAGTCGGAGGAGTAAGCACGGCAGAGCTGAACAGATTGGAGATGAAGTTTTTGTTTGCTATTGATTTTAGACTCCAGGTAAACGTGGAGACATTTGGGAGATACTGTTCACAGTTGGAAAAAGAAGCTACAGAGGGACTCCAGATTGAACGACCAATCCAAGCTTGTGGagttaaagagagttggtcaaACAAAGATGATTCCACTTGTGCTCCCACCATTGCCAGATGA
- the LOC107426433 gene encoding DAR GTPase 3, chloroplastic → MAVQLPGICLPINCALASGNLSQCRSKSLSRTALSATAPLSSPAPTIQIVGGTNLIYYENENASTYGSQVETDWVDLDTDLYHWTKALRPVQWYPGHIAKTEKELKGQLRLMDVVIEVRDARIPLSTGHPQMDSWLGNRKRILVLNREDMISTADRNAWATYFAMQGTKAVFSNGQLGMGTMKLGRLAKSLAAGVNVKRRAKGLLPRPVRAGIVGYPNVGKSSLINRLLKRRMCPAAPRPGVTRELKWVRFGKDLELLDSPGILPMRISDQSAAIKLAICDDIGERSYDVTDVAAVLIQMLTKLPSVGIKAIHNRYKIDVDGQCGKTFVQKLAMHLFNGDNHQAAFRVLSDFRKGKFGWIALERPPS, encoded by the exons ATGGCTGTCCAACTCCCAGGCATCTGCCTTCCAATAAACTGTGCCTTGGCCTCTGGAAACTTATCTCAGTGTCGAAGCAAATCACTCTCCCGGACAGCTCTATCGGCTACGGCTCCTCTCTCATCTCCAGCTCCCACCATCCAG ATTGTTGGTGggacaaatttaatttattatgaaaatgaGAACGCAAGTACCTATGGCTCCCAAGTCGAGACTGATTGGGTTGATCTGGATACCGATCTTTATCACTGGACTAAGGCACTGCGTCCTGTTCAG TGGTATCCTGGTCATATTGCAAAAACTGAAAAAGAACTCAAAGGACAGCTCAGGTTGATGGACGTGGTGATAGAGGTGCGAGATGCTAGAATTCCTTTGTCCACTGGTCATCCACAG ATGGATTCATGGCTTGGTAACAGGAAAAGGATTTTGGTGTTAAATAGAGAAGACATGATTTCCACAGCAGACAGGAATGCTTGGGCAACTTATTTTGCAATGCAGGGAACAAAGGCTGTCTTTTCCAATGGCCAACTTGGAATG GGAACAATGAAGCTTGGTAGGTTAGCCAAGTCACTAGCAGCTGGTGTAAATGTCAAACGCAGAGCCAAAGGACTGCTTCCTCGTCCG GTTCGAGCCGGAATAGTTGGGTATCCAAACGTTGGAAAATCATCTTTGATAAACCGATTGTTAAAGCGTCGGATGTGTCCAGCAGCTCCAAGACCGGGTGTAACAAGAGAATTGAA GTGGGTTCGATTTGGGAAAGATCTTGAATTGCTAGATTCTCCTGGTATACTCCCCATGAGGATTAGTGATCAGTCTGCTGCAATAAAACTTGCTATATGTGATGATATTGGAGAGAGATCGTATGATGTTACTGATGTTGCTGCAGTTCTTATACAGATGCTGACAAAACTTCCATCAGTTG GTATAAAGGCTATTCACAACCGCTACAAGATTGATGTGGATGGCCAATGTGGTAAAAC GTTTGTTCAGAAGCTTGCTATGCACTTGTTTAATGGGGACAACCACCAAGCCGCATTTCGTGTATTGTCAGATTTTAGGAAAGGGAAGTTTGGTTGGATTGCTCTGGAAAGGCCTCCGTCTTAA